One part of the Humulus lupulus chromosome 9, drHumLupu1.1, whole genome shotgun sequence genome encodes these proteins:
- the LOC133800355 gene encoding secreted RxLR effector protein 161-like, with protein MKKTTAEMKDVPYSNAVGSMMYAMINTRLDIAYGIGLVSRFMRKPSPNHWKATKWLLRYLKTSSQLKLKYYRDETASTRIVGYYDSDFAGDLDKRRPISGYVFTLGGNTISWKSSLQHVVALLSTKAEYIAVAVPIKEGIWFKGSNILCFSILSKTAVY; from the coding sequence ATGAAGAAGACAACAGCTGAAATGAAGGATGTCCCATATTCAAATGCAGTGGGTAGTATGATGTATGCTATGATAAACACTAGACTGGATATAGCCTACGGTATTGGGCTAGTAAGTAGGTTCATGAGAAAACCAAGTCCAAATCATTGGAAGGCTACAAAGTGGTTGTTGAGGTATTTAAAAACTTCATCACAACTGAAACTAAAGTACTACAGGGATGAGACAGCAAGTACTAGGATTGTAGGCTACTATGATTCAGATTTTGCAGGTGATTTGGACAAGAGAAGGCCCATTTCAGGTTATGTTTTTACATTGGGAGGAAATACCATCAGTTGGAAGTCAAGTCTGCAGCATGTGGTGGCTTTGTTAAGCACAAAAGCAGAATACATAGCCGTAGCTGTACCTATAAAGGAAGGAATTTGGTTCAAAGGGTCGAATATACTgtgcttttcaatactctcgaaaactgcagtgtattaa
- the LOC133801286 gene encoding probable glutathione S-transferase, with protein sequence MGDEVKLYGVRRSAYSNRVDVALKLKGVEYKYYEEDLKNKSGSLLKYNPIHKKIPAFVHNEKPLAESLVILEYIDETWNTHPFLPQHPYERAQARFWSRFIDDKVGPTTLKVLWVKEERKKALEEVTEYLEFLEKELKGKYFGGESIGMVDIVGNFIAQWIPALQELVGVEILTEEKFPKLCKWSHDFATHPVIKEASPSKEELIALFKPRLNPAN encoded by the exons ATGGGAGATGAAGTGAAGCTTTATGGTGTTAGGAGAAGCGCTTACAGTAACAGAGTAGATGTGGCTCTGAAACTCAAAGGTGTTGAATACAAATACTATGAAGAAGATTTGAAGAACAAGAGTGGTTCTCTCCTCAAATACAACCCAATTCACAAGAAGATCCCTGCCTTTGTCCACAATGAAAAGCCCTTAGCAGAGTCACTTGTCATTCTTGAATACATCGATGAGACATGGAACACTCATCCCTTCTTGCCTCAACACCCCTACGAGAGAGCTCAAGCCCGATTTTGGAGTCGTTTCATTGATGACAAG GTCGGGCCAACAACATTGAAAGTGCTTTGGGTGAAGGAGGAGCGGAAAAAGGCATTAGAAGAAGTAACTGAGTATCTGGAGTTTCTAGAAAAAGAGCTGAAAGGCAAGTACTTTGGAGGAGAAAGCATTGGGATGGTGGACATAGTAGGAAACTTCATAGCCCAATGGATTCCAGCCCTACAAGAGCTTGTGGGAGTAGAGATATTGACAGAGGAAAAGTTTCCCAAGCTCTGTAAATGGAGCCATGATTTTGCCACTCACCCTGTGATTAAAGAAGCATCGCCTTCTAAAGAAGAACTCATTGCTCTCTTCAAGCCTCGTTTGAACCCCGCCAACTGA